The Tepidibacter aestuarii genome contains a region encoding:
- the asnA gene encoding aspartate--ammonia ligase — protein MLERLVIPTGYEPKLGLKETEIAIKQIKDFFQINLSDRLNLTRVSAPLFVKPESGLNDNLNGVERPVSFDVRGDNHSEAEIVHSLAKWKRMALARYKFDVHEGLYTDMNAIRRDEDLDNLHSIYVDQWDWEKIITKEDRSEMYLKNIVNTIFSVFKETEQRMYELYDIEKILPEEIFFITSQELEDKYPGLTSKERESAIAKEKGAVFIMKIGDLLKSGEKHDGRAPDYDDWELNGDIIFWNPVLEREFELSSMGIRVDKKALEKQLSLAGCESRKEFEFHKMLLEDKLPLTIGGGIGQSRICMFFLRKAHIGEVQASIWPKEMIEKCEEENIFLL, from the coding sequence ATGTTAGAGAGATTAGTAATACCTACAGGATATGAACCTAAATTAGGACTTAAAGAAACAGAGATTGCCATAAAACAAATAAAGGACTTTTTCCAAATAAACTTATCAGATAGATTGAACTTAACTAGGGTATCAGCACCATTATTTGTAAAACCTGAATCAGGCCTTAATGACAACTTAAATGGTGTAGAAAGACCAGTATCATTCGATGTTAGAGGAGACAATCATTCAGAAGCAGAGATAGTACATTCTTTAGCTAAGTGGAAGAGAATGGCTTTAGCTAGATATAAATTCGATGTACATGAAGGCCTATATACAGATATGAACGCTATAAGAAGAGATGAGGATTTAGATAACTTACACTCAATTTATGTAGATCAATGGGATTGGGAAAAAATTATAACAAAAGAGGATAGAAGTGAGATGTATCTAAAGAATATAGTTAACACTATATTCAGTGTTTTTAAAGAAACAGAACAACGTATGTATGAATTATATGATATAGAAAAAATTCTTCCTGAAGAAATTTTCTTTATAACATCACAAGAATTAGAAGATAAGTACCCAGGACTTACTTCTAAAGAAAGAGAATCTGCAATTGCAAAAGAAAAAGGCGCTGTATTCATAATGAAAATAGGAGATCTTTTAAAATCAGGAGAAAAACACGATGGAAGAGCACCGGATTATGATGATTGGGAATTAAATGGAGATATAATATTCTGGAATCCTGTATTAGAGAGAGAGTTTGAACTTTCTTCAATGGGAATAAGAGTAGATAAAAAAGCTTTAGAGAAGCAACTTTCTTTAGCTGGTTGTGAATCAAGAAAAGAATTTGAGTTCCATAAAATGTTGCTAGAAGATAAATTACCATTGACAATTGGTGGTGGAATAGGACAGTCTAGAATCTGTATGTTCTTTTTAAGAAAAGCTCATATAGGAGAAGTTCAAGCTTCTATTTGGCCAAAAGAAATGATAGAGAAATGTGAAGAAGAAAATATATTCTTATTATAA
- the miaB gene encoding tRNA (N6-isopentenyl adenosine(37)-C2)-methylthiotransferase MiaB produces MGKRKQVHVPIEKIREQDKYIEVIKSQNDRYFEMAGKRKKHLTVTYGCQMNEHDSEKLDAMLNQMGYDKTDKTEEADLIIYNTCAVRENAELKVYGNLGHLKVLKEKNPNLVIAVCGCMMQQPHVVEEIKKKFKHVNLVFGTHNLYRFAQLLSESLESDQILVDVWDVDGEVVEGLRSNRKYELKAFVNIAYGCNNFCTYCIVPYTRGRERSRNPEDIIKEVKDLAQNGTKEITLLGQNVNSYGNTFETPFSFANLLRELNKIDGIERIRFMTSHPKDLSDDLIYAMKECDKVCEYLHLPIQSGSTKVLKEMNRKYTKEDYLSLVKKIKEEIPGITLSTDIMIGFPGETEEDFLDTLDVVKKVEYDSAFTFIYSIRKGTPAADMENQIPNDVKHDRFNRLLEEVNNIAKEKNMKYKGDIVEVLVEGESKNDSSKLSGRTRHNKLVNFEGPKELVGQLVNVKIAEVRRFSLNGILIEE; encoded by the coding sequence TTGGGTAAAAGAAAACAAGTACATGTTCCTATAGAAAAAATAAGAGAACAGGATAAATATATAGAGGTTATAAAATCTCAAAATGATAGATATTTTGAAATGGCTGGAAAGAGAAAAAAACATCTTACTGTAACGTATGGTTGTCAAATGAATGAACATGATTCAGAAAAGTTAGATGCAATGTTAAACCAAATGGGATACGACAAGACGGATAAAACCGAAGAGGCAGACCTTATAATATACAATACTTGTGCTGTTAGGGAAAATGCTGAGCTTAAAGTATATGGAAATTTAGGCCATCTAAAAGTTTTAAAGGAAAAAAACCCCAATCTCGTAATTGCTGTTTGTGGCTGTATGATGCAACAGCCTCACGTAGTTGAAGAAATAAAGAAAAAATTTAAGCATGTAAATTTAGTTTTTGGAACACATAATCTATATAGATTTGCACAGCTTCTTTCTGAATCATTAGAAAGTGATCAAATACTTGTAGATGTTTGGGACGTAGATGGAGAGGTTGTTGAAGGATTAAGAAGCAATAGAAAATATGAATTAAAGGCATTTGTAAATATAGCTTATGGATGCAACAATTTCTGTACTTACTGTATAGTACCTTACACTAGAGGCCGTGAAAGAAGCAGAAATCCAGAAGATATAATAAAAGAAGTTAAGGATCTTGCTCAAAATGGAACTAAAGAAATAACACTATTAGGTCAAAATGTGAATTCATACGGTAATACATTTGAAACTCCATTTTCTTTTGCGAATCTTTTAAGAGAACTTAATAAGATAGATGGAATAGAAAGAATAAGATTCATGACATCTCACCCTAAAGATTTATCTGATGATTTGATATATGCTATGAAAGAGTGCGATAAAGTATGTGAATATTTACATTTACCTATCCAATCTGGTAGCACTAAAGTTTTAAAGGAAATGAACAGAAAATATACTAAAGAAGATTACCTATCTTTAGTAAAGAAGATAAAAGAAGAAATACCTGGAATAACTTTATCTACGGATATAATGATAGGCTTCCCCGGGGAAACAGAAGAAGATTTCTTAGATACATTGGATGTAGTTAAAAAAGTAGAGTATGATTCCGCGTTTACATTTATATATTCAATTAGAAAAGGAACTCCAGCAGCTGATATGGAAAATCAAATTCCTAATGATGTAAAGCATGATCGTTTTAATAGACTTCTAGAAGAGGTTAACAATATAGCTAAAGAAAAAAATATGAAGTATAAGGGTGACATTGTAGAAGTTTTAGTTGAGGGGGAAAGCAAGAATGATAGTTCGAAACTCTCTGGTAGAACTAGACATAATAAACTTGTAAACTTTGAAGGTCCAAAAGAGCTTGTAGGACAATTAGTTAATGTGAAGATAGCAGAAGTTAGAAGATTTTCTTTAAATGGAATACTTATCGAAGAATAG
- a CDS encoding DUF4363 family protein → MKPFIISIIAAVIIIVSWNYIYSHYIDDSCIEFINSINSISDNIDKNNWKKARDEFMKIDKKWDNVRYKWSVLLDHHEIDNIDIAMAKLIKNIELKNISLSHEQLQSLKKFFELISENEKLTLTNIL, encoded by the coding sequence ATGAAACCTTTTATTATATCTATAATAGCTGCCGTTATTATAATAGTTTCTTGGAATTATATATACAGTCATTATATAGATGATAGTTGTATTGAATTTATAAATTCAATAAACTCTATATCTGATAATATAGATAAAAACAATTGGAAAAAGGCACGTGATGAATTTATGAAGATTGATAAGAAGTGGGATAATGTTAGATATAAATGGAGTGTTTTGTTGGATCATCATGAAATTGATAATATTGATATTGCCATGGCAAAACTTATAAAAAATATTGAACTTAAAAATATATCTCTATCCCACGAACAATTACAATCCCTCAAGAAATTTTTCGAACTAATATCTGAAAATGAAAAACTAACACTTACAAATATATTATAA
- a CDS encoding TolC family protein: MKKNRYIFLFVMIALFTLFNSIITFKSFTDDKENNILTLEKAQTKAVLNSNILSEGKRSLESLYDERSKTKRQEKQTKNLGSFTLEDYKYKSGDAMKIVDIKIKGSEIKLKEEEKEIKRKVLTLFQDILIKQKELDIAKMNMEYEYNQLEISKLKNTLGKISNINLESSQNKYDEIVTSLSTKEIELENLYNSLNQLMGHEINKRYVVVLADMYIDFNIDNIKKPENIIDVVLENRSDYVDLKNSYEIQNLNLNNIKIKYTPNTYIYQEEERTLKNYKESYQEKEISIKNELEDEYSQLALSKKKLNNNEQVLKNAKINLQNKYNFFECGRLSKMDMENAKIDTMNKELSYMSNKFEFQRNLYKYISNYDYTK, encoded by the coding sequence ATGAAAAAAAATAGATATATATTTTTATTTGTTATGATTGCATTGTTTACACTTTTTAATTCAATCATAACATTCAAATCATTTACAGATGATAAGGAAAATAATATATTAACTTTGGAAAAAGCTCAAACTAAAGCTGTATTAAATTCAAATATATTAAGCGAAGGTAAGAGGAGTTTGGAGTCATTATACGATGAACGTTCAAAAACAAAGAGGCAAGAAAAACAAACAAAAAATTTAGGTTCATTTACACTCGAAGATTATAAATACAAATCTGGTGATGCAATGAAAATAGTAGATATAAAGATCAAAGGTAGTGAAATAAAATTAAAAGAAGAAGAAAAAGAAATAAAGAGAAAAGTATTAACTTTATTTCAAGATATTCTTATAAAGCAAAAGGAATTAGATATAGCAAAAATGAATATGGAATATGAATATAATCAGTTAGAAATATCAAAGTTAAAAAATACGCTTGGTAAAATCTCAAACATTAATTTAGAAAGTAGCCAAAATAAATATGATGAGATTGTTACATCATTAAGCACCAAAGAGATTGAATTAGAAAATTTATATAATAGTTTGAATCAACTGATGGGACATGAAATTAATAAAAGGTATGTTGTTGTACTAGCTGATATGTATATAGACTTTAATATTGATAATATAAAAAAACCTGAAAATATTATAGATGTAGTTTTGGAAAATAGGTCTGATTATGTAGATTTAAAAAATAGTTATGAAATTCAAAATCTAAATTTAAATAATATCAAAATTAAATATACTCCAAATACATACATATATCAAGAGGAAGAGAGAACTCTAAAGAATTATAAAGAATCATATCAAGAAAAAGAAATTTCAATAAAAAATGAGTTAGAAGATGAATATTCTCAACTTGCTCTATCTAAGAAAAAATTAAATAATAATGAACAAGTTTTAAAAAATGCTAAAATCAATCTTCAAAATAAATATAATTTTTTTGAATGCGGCAGATTAAGCAAAATGGATATGGAAAATGCTAAAATAGATACGATGAATAAAGAACTCAGTTATATGAGTAATAAATTTGAGTTTCAAAGAAATTTATATAAATATATATCAAATTATGATTATACTAAATAA
- a CDS encoding HDIG domain-containing metalloprotein produces the protein MSSKAEVFKEWDNHLLNDSKPSVYFNEIKNNNMLNEHPLSMLKKLEDTPQSEKYHPEGSVWNHTMMVLDVAADKKRLSKNPRVFMWAALLHDIGKPSTTKVSKKKITSYNHDSIGAKLAREFLVEFTDDNKFIDEVCILVRWHMHLLFVVKDLPFAKIDEMLSETTVEELALFGTCDRLGRGNMSEEKIKEEDKNIEIFIKKCKQHLQNKK, from the coding sequence ATGAGTTCTAAGGCAGAAGTATTCAAAGAGTGGGATAATCATTTATTAAACGATAGTAAGCCTTCGGTATATTTTAATGAAATTAAAAATAATAATATGTTAAATGAACATCCTTTATCAATGTTAAAAAAATTAGAAGATACTCCTCAATCTGAGAAATATCATCCAGAAGGAAGCGTATGGAACCATACTATGATGGTACTTGATGTTGCTGCGGATAAAAAGAGATTGAGTAAGAATCCTAGAGTATTTATGTGGGCAGCTTTGCTTCATGATATAGGTAAGCCATCTACAACTAAAGTAAGTAAAAAGAAGATAACATCCTATAACCATGATTCTATAGGAGCTAAGTTGGCAAGAGAATTTTTAGTTGAATTTACTGATGATAATAAATTTATTGATGAAGTATGTATTCTTGTAAGATGGCATATGCACTTATTATTCGTAGTAAAAGATTTACCCTTTGCAAAAATAGATGAAATGTTATCTGAAACAACTGTTGAGGAATTAGCTTTATTTGGAACTTGCGACAGATTGGGTAGAGGTAATATGTCTGAAGAAAAAATAAAAGAGGAAGATAAAAATATAGAAATATTTATAAAAAAATGCAAACAGCATTTACAAAATAAAAAATAA
- a CDS encoding DUF805 domain-containing protein — protein sequence MSNLFTFEGRINRAKYFGYSLLISFILMFLLHVTEYTENTFLVYIYIISAIIASIINICLIIKRLHDIERAGTHYFLLIIPIYNIYLHLLLLLKKGTDGPNQYGEDPLREMY from the coding sequence ATGTCAAATTTATTCACTTTTGAAGGCCGAATAAATCGTGCTAAATATTTTGGATATTCATTATTAATAAGCTTTATTCTGATGTTTTTATTGCATGTTACAGAGTATACAGAGAATACTTTTTTAGTTTATATATATATAATATCAGCTATTATTGCATCTATAATTAATATTTGTCTTATAATCAAAAGACTGCACGATATAGAAAGAGCTGGGACTCATTATTTTTTACTGATAATACCTATATATAATATATATCTCCATCTACTTTTATTATTAAAAAAAGGAACTGATGGACCTAATCAGTACGGAGAAGACCCTCTACGTGAAATGTATTAG
- a CDS encoding Spo0E family sporulation regulatory protein-aspartic acid phosphatase — protein MNLINKKEEINELREKIYAVTANQNILYKNEELINLSKQLDVLINEYISMSSLKKDL, from the coding sequence ATGAATTTAATAAACAAAAAAGAAGAAATTAATGAACTTAGAGAAAAAATATATGCTGTAACAGCAAATCAAAACATTTTATATAAAAATGAAGAATTAATAAATCTAAGTAAACAATTAGATGTTTTAATAAATGAATATATAAGCATGAGTAGTTTAAAAAAAGATCTTTAA
- a CDS encoding MerR family transcriptional regulator, whose protein sequence is MTSKSTNAYCNNLNNSVYTTKEAAEIINISQSTLRKYEEKYNIHVQRNKKGHRRYSVENINEFQEILNLKNAKKNKNQFLLENTNKYNGGLENTINNSIQNSSYISLESQNDVRRNFEKYITNFTKELFKNNNDILLNEFNHCLNDRVDGQIEKLIKLIKVENNQLRSENKRLINMIYELNSKVDLLIQKEEPKDEPTGLSRLFSKNK, encoded by the coding sequence ATGACTAGTAAATCAACTAATGCATATTGTAATAATCTTAATAATAGCGTATATACTACTAAAGAAGCAGCTGAAATAATAAATATTTCTCAATCTACACTTAGGAAGTACGAAGAAAAATATAATATACATGTTCAAAGAAATAAAAAAGGGCATAGAAGATACTCTGTTGAAAATATTAATGAGTTTCAAGAAATATTGAACTTAAAAAATGCAAAAAAGAATAAAAATCAGTTCTTATTAGAGAATACTAATAAATATAACGGAGGTTTGGAAAATACTATAAATAATTCTATACAAAACAGCAGTTATATTTCTTTAGAATCTCAAAATGATGTGAGAAGAAATTTTGAAAAATACATAACAAACTTTACAAAGGAATTATTTAAAAATAATAATGATATACTGTTAAATGAATTTAATCATTGTTTAAATGATAGAGTTGACGGACAAATAGAAAAATTGATAAAGTTAATAAAAGTTGAAAACAATCAGTTAAGATCAGAAAATAAAAGATTAATAAATATGATATATGAATTAAATTCTAAAGTAGATCTTTTAATTCAAAAGGAAGAACCTAAAGATGAGCCAACGGGGTTAAGCAGGTTATTCAGTAAAAATAAATAG
- a CDS encoding alanine racemase: MNICELQTPSFLLNLDILEANLKKVQKLCNENNKELWPMTKTHKSTYIAKLQREYGAKGFLVGTIDEAEAFINAGLDNICLAYPIVSKANIKRVIDLSKKARIILSFDGEDGARLFDNELKKENLTMEYLIIINCGLNRLGVSPNASSDLAKKICNYSNLKLIGISTHPGQVYGVSSGKEISEVSKQESESLKIARDNLISNSFDISIVATGSTPTFFNVITDSNINILRPGNYPFYDNIQLSLNVCEENECSLTVLGTIISKPKDDLFIVDVGSKCLGLDKGAHASSLINGFGKVKDHDELEIIGLSEEVGKIRIASKTNLKIGDKIQIIPNHSCSCANMTDYIIGFKNDIVEKIIDVDVRGNSIKPNLI, from the coding sequence ATGAATATTTGTGAATTGCAAACACCTAGTTTTTTATTAAATTTAGATATTTTAGAAGCCAATCTAAAAAAAGTTCAAAAACTTTGTAATGAAAACAACAAAGAGCTTTGGCCTATGACTAAAACTCACAAAAGTACATATATAGCAAAGCTGCAAAGAGAATATGGAGCAAAAGGTTTTTTAGTTGGCACAATCGATGAAGCAGAAGCTTTTATTAATGCTGGACTAGATAATATATGTTTAGCATATCCCATAGTTTCTAAAGCAAATATAAAAAGAGTCATTGATTTATCTAAAAAAGCTAGAATAATTTTAAGTTTCGATGGAGAAGATGGTGCAAGACTTTTTGATAACGAACTAAAAAAAGAGAATCTAACAATGGAATACCTAATCATAATCAATTGTGGCTTAAACAGATTAGGCGTATCTCCTAATGCTTCAAGTGATTTAGCTAAAAAAATATGTAACTATTCTAACTTGAAATTAATAGGAATTAGTACTCACCCAGGTCAAGTTTACGGTGTATCATCAGGTAAAGAAATTTCTGAGGTATCTAAGCAAGAAAGTGAATCATTAAAAATAGCTAGAGATAATCTAATCAGTAATTCTTTCGATATAAGTATAGTAGCAACAGGTAGTACTCCTACATTCTTCAATGTTATAACAGATTCAAATATAAATATTTTAAGACCTGGAAACTATCCATTCTATGACAATATTCAGCTTTCATTAAATGTATGCGAAGAAAACGAATGCTCTTTAACAGTTTTAGGTACGATAATTTCTAAACCTAAAGATGATTTATTTATAGTAGATGTTGGTAGCAAATGCTTAGGCTTAGATAAAGGTGCTCATGCAAGTTCTCTTATAAATGGATTCGGTAAGGTTAAAGATCATGATGAATTAGAAATTATAGGTTTGTCAGAAGAAGTAGGAAAAATAAGAATAGCTTCAAAAACTAATTTAAAAATCGGAGATAAGATACAGATAATACCTAACCATTCATGTTCTTGTGCTAATATGACTGATTATATAATTGGATTTAAAAATGATATCGTGGAAAAAATAATTGATGTTGATGTTAGAGGTAATTCTATAAAGCCAAATTTAATATAA
- a CDS encoding DUF421 domain-containing protein, which produces MIIILVRTLILYIFVLISVRIMGKGELSEMQPFELVVTLMIAELAALPMEDTKLPLINGIIAIFTISFAQITISFINLKSEKARTFICGKPSILINKGIINDRELKRLRINMNDLIEQLRIKDYPAIKDIEYAILETSGDLSIIPKPNKRPPTVEDLKVSPIYEGLPTSLIIDGKINYGNLKYLNLDESWLKHILKQNNIVTIEEVFFCSIDESKDIFVQKKLNKGDI; this is translated from the coding sequence ATGATCATAATACTAGTTAGAACTTTAATATTATATATATTTGTACTTATAAGTGTTCGCATTATGGGTAAGGGAGAATTGTCGGAAATGCAACCTTTTGAGTTAGTAGTCACATTGATGATAGCTGAACTTGCAGCTCTTCCTATGGAAGATACTAAACTTCCTTTAATTAACGGAATTATAGCTATCTTTACTATATCATTTGCTCAAATAACTATATCATTCATAAATTTAAAAAGTGAAAAAGCGAGAACGTTCATATGCGGAAAACCAAGTATTTTAATAAACAAAGGTATTATAAATGATAGAGAACTTAAGCGACTTAGAATTAATATGAACGATCTAATAGAACAATTGAGAATAAAAGACTATCCTGCAATTAAAGATATTGAATACGCTATATTAGAAACAAGCGGAGATTTAAGTATAATTCCAAAACCAAATAAAAGACCACCTACAGTCGAAGATCTTAAAGTTTCTCCCATATATGAAGGGCTACCTACATCGTTAATAATAGACGGTAAGATAAATTACGGAAATTTGAAATACCTTAACCTAGATGAATCTTGGTTAAAACATATTCTAAAACAAAACAATATAGTTACTATAGAAGAGGTGTTTTTTTGCAGCATAGATGAGAGTAAAGATATTTTCGTACAAAAAAAATTAAATAAAGGAGATATTTAA
- a CDS encoding helix-turn-helix domain-containing protein produces the protein MNDINVGKKISEYRKSKNITITQLAKMASVTPSLLSQIEKGTANPSINTLKIISKSLDIPLFTFFVTQVDTNQLIVRSNTRKKMIFPQNNNLSYELLSPNLNGAIEFALITLTTNSQSSNESMSHEGEEVAYVINGKVNIHLNNEVITLNEGDSIKILPHMKHKWENPYNKDANVIFAITPPSF, from the coding sequence ATGAATGACATAAATGTTGGTAAAAAAATATCTGAGTATAGAAAATCAAAGAATATAACTATTACTCAATTAGCTAAAATGGCTAGTGTAACACCTTCTTTATTGAGTCAAATTGAAAAGGGAACTGCTAATCCATCTATAAATACACTTAAAATTATTTCGAAATCCCTAGATATACCCCTATTTACATTCTTTGTTACACAGGTGGATACAAATCAGCTAATAGTACGATCGAATACGCGAAAAAAAATGATATTTCCTCAAAATAATAATCTCTCATATGAATTATTATCACCAAATTTAAATGGAGCTATTGAATTTGCCTTAATAACACTAACTACTAATTCTCAATCATCTAATGAATCTATGTCTCATGAAGGTGAGGAGGTTGCGTATGTTATAAATGGAAAAGTAAATATTCATTTAAACAACGAGGTGATTACATTGAATGAAGGTGATAGTATAAAAATACTCCCTCATATGAAACATAAATGGGAGAATCCATATAACAAGGATGCAAATGTTATATTTGCTATTACGCCTCCATCTTTTTAA